The following are encoded together in the Bos indicus x Bos taurus breed Angus x Brahman F1 hybrid chromosome 24, Bos_hybrid_MaternalHap_v2.0, whole genome shotgun sequence genome:
- the PSMA8 gene encoding LOW QUALITY PROTEIN: proteasome subunit alpha-type 8 (The sequence of the model RefSeq protein was modified relative to this genomic sequence to represent the inferred CDS: deleted 1 base in 1 codon): MASSFFFIMTQQVGIRGTNIVVLGVEKKSVAKLQDERTVRKICALDDHVCMAFAGRLHYSLTVFIGLTADARVVINKARVECQSHKLTVEDPVTVEYITRFIATLKQKYTQSNGRRPFGISALIVGFDDDGIPRLYQTDPSGTYHAWKANAIGRSAKTVREFLEKNYTEDAIANDNEAIKLAIRALLEVVQSGGKNIELAIIRRNQPLKMFSAKEIELQVNEIEKEKEEAEKKKSKKTT, translated from the exons ATGGCcagctcattcttttttataatgaCTCAACAGGTTGGAATTCGAGGTACCAATATAGTTGTGCTCGGGGTCGAA AAAAAATCCGTTGCCAAGCTTCAAGATGAAAGAACTGTGAGGAAGATTTGTGCCCTTGATGACCATGTCTGCATGGCTTTTGCAG GAAGACTTCATTATTCTTTGACTGTTTTTATAGGCCTGACTGCTGATGCAAGAGTAGTAATAAACAAAGCTCGTGTGGAATGTCAGAGTCATAAGCTTACAGTTGAGGACCCAGTCACTGTAGAATATATAACTCGCTTCATAGCAACCTTAAAGCAG aaatatacTCAGAGCAATGGACGAAGGCCTTTTGGTATATCTGCCTTGATTGTAGGTTTTGATGATGATGGTATCCCAAGATTATACCAGACTGATCCCTCTGGTACTTATCATGCTTGGAAG GCAAATGCAATAGGTCGAAGTGCCAAAACTGTCCGAGAATTTCTGGAAAAGAATTACACAGAAGATGCCATAGCAAATGACAATGAAGCTATCAAATTAGCAATAAGAGCTTTGCTGGAA GTTGTCCAGTCTGGTGGAAAAAACATTGAACTTGCTATAATAAGAAGAAACCAACCTTTGAAG atgtttAGTGCCAAAGAAATTGAATTAcaagtaaatgaaatagaaaaggaaaaagaagaagcagagaagaaaaaatcaaagaagaccaCCTAA